A genomic stretch from Paenibacillus sp. includes:
- a CDS encoding YolD-like family protein has translation MAKAKVSKRPTRDEFVLEEIGNQLSEAKQENSEIVLTVWGWEEQVRGLITTMDSRTGKVHIQRDEETTKVPFMDIMKVDYPRD, from the coding sequence GTGGCAAAGGCGAAAGTATCAAAGAGACCTACTCGGGACGAATTCGTATTAGAGGAGATCGGGAATCAGCTCAGCGAAGCGAAACAAGAAAATTCCGAAATCGTGCTTACGGTTTGGGGCTGGGAAGAACAAGTGCGCGGTTTGATTACTACGATGGATTCGCGTACCGGAAAAGTGCACATCCAACGGGATGAAGAAACTACGAAGGTACCGTTCATGGATATTATGAAAGTAGATTACCCTAGGGATTAA
- a CDS encoding YceI family protein: MMNKKMAAFFVGGIAVLGAGGYAAFDYYAGNHITVQEVIPSSAVASAQDSAAPVVAELLNGQWNIKQPDSKVYFSVTTSKETVNFEASSVAGQWTLDTADPGNMQAEATVALDSLTSGNDMRDTHVKEARFLDAAAFPYATFALTSFEHFPTEWVEGKTVSFEMNGTLTMKGISKDVTFAVEALYSGGEILMEGNTVVTFADFGMENPHTVVMETENNVAVQTQLVLEKA, translated from the coding sequence ATGATGAACAAGAAAATGGCGGCTTTCTTCGTTGGCGGGATCGCGGTACTGGGGGCGGGCGGTTATGCGGCTTTCGATTATTACGCCGGCAACCATATAACGGTGCAGGAAGTCATCCCAAGCAGCGCGGTTGCCTCGGCACAAGATTCGGCCGCCCCGGTGGTGGCGGAGCTGCTGAATGGCCAATGGAACATTAAGCAGCCCGACTCGAAAGTCTACTTTTCCGTGACGACGTCGAAGGAGACGGTGAACTTCGAGGCCAGCTCCGTAGCGGGGCAATGGACGTTGGATACGGCGGATCCCGGCAACATGCAAGCCGAAGCGACGGTAGCGCTCGATTCGCTGACCTCCGGGAACGACATGCGCGACACGCACGTGAAGGAAGCGAGATTCCTAGACGCAGCGGCCTTCCCCTACGCGACGTTCGCCTTGACTAGCTTCGAACATTTCCCGACCGAATGGGTCGAAGGGAAAACTGTGTCCTTCGAGATGAACGGCACGCTGACGATGAAAGGAATTTCCAAAGACGTGACGTTCGCGGTCGAAGCCCTGTACAGCGGAGGAGAGATCCTGATGGAAGGAAATACGGTCGTGACGTTCGCGGACTTCGGCATGGAGAACCCGCATACCGTCGTCATGGAAACCGAGAATAACGTTGCCGTCCAAACGCAGCTCGTGCTGGAAAAGGCGTAA
- a CDS encoding BlaI/MecI/CopY family transcriptional regulator: MNHFSRNRNQRGLVRFFGPLEARIMEILWNQPGLSIKDVQLRLEKEDKDLNYNTVMTVMTRLLDKGFLTKNVVGRTSLFSPVDSKEQFLEKQSKELSQSLVEDFGPLVVNHMLDALDRADEELIEKLERKLKQLKEGK; encoded by the coding sequence ATGAATCATTTTAGTAGAAACCGGAACCAGAGAGGGCTCGTTCGTTTTTTCGGACCGCTTGAAGCCCGAATCATGGAGATCCTTTGGAATCAACCCGGCTTATCGATTAAAGATGTGCAGCTCAGGCTGGAGAAGGAAGACAAGGATTTGAATTACAACACGGTCATGACGGTCATGACGCGGCTGCTGGACAAGGGCTTCTTAACCAAGAACGTCGTCGGCAGAACTTCGTTGTTTTCGCCCGTGGATTCGAAGGAGCAATTTTTGGAGAAGCAATCCAAGGAGCTGTCGCAAAGCCTCGTGGAAGATTTCGGGCCCTTGGTTGTTAATCATATGCTGGATGCGCTGGATCGCGCGGACGAGGAGTTGATCGAGAAGCTGGAACGGAAACTAAAACAGCTTAAAGAGGGGAAATGA
- a CDS encoding nucleotidyltransferase domain-containing protein has translation MDVQSVISKIMNRLKEVDGVHALALGGSRARGTQNPNSDIDIGIYYSGKSGLDIAQLQREASVLDDDNRDNILTEIGGWGSWINGGGWLKMNQIPVDFLYRDLDKVSKVMDQCMTGDITIDYQPGHPHGFMNSIYFAEVALCKVLWDPSGVLAEMKTRTNPYPPILQKAIIQKFLWEANFSLENGRKGIYKKDLSYIAGCWFRSVSCLNQVLFALNETYWMNEKGASAIIDTLKMVPSEYSSRVNNIMTLVTEDRTELEKALNMLRALIRETEDLVKSV, from the coding sequence ATGGATGTGCAAAGTGTGATTTCTAAAATTATGAATCGGCTAAAGGAAGTCGATGGTGTGCATGCTCTGGCACTAGGCGGTTCACGAGCTAGGGGAACTCAAAATCCCAACTCCGATATTGATATTGGAATATATTATAGCGGCAAGAGCGGTTTAGACATTGCCCAGCTTCAACGGGAAGCTTCTGTGTTGGATGACGATAATAGAGATAACATACTAACAGAAATCGGCGGCTGGGGATCATGGATCAATGGAGGCGGTTGGCTGAAAATGAATCAAATCCCGGTCGATTTTTTGTACCGCGATCTTGATAAAGTGTCTAAAGTAATGGATCAATGCATGACGGGGGATATTACGATCGATTACCAGCCGGGGCATCCTCATGGATTTATGAATTCCATATATTTTGCGGAAGTGGCGTTGTGCAAGGTGTTGTGGGACCCGTCAGGCGTGCTTGCAGAAATGAAGACGAGGACGAATCCGTACCCGCCGATTTTGCAAAAGGCAATCATTCAAAAATTTCTTTGGGAGGCAAATTTCTCCCTTGAGAATGGAAGAAAAGGTATCTATAAAAAGGATTTATCTTATATTGCTGGATGCTGGTTTAGGTCAGTTTCTTGCTTGAATCAGGTTCTGTTTGCACTTAACGAGACTTACTGGATGAACGAAAAAGGAGCTTCCGCCATCATTGATACATTGAAGATGGTTCCAAGCGAATACTCCTCTAGAGTGAATAACATAATGACCTTGGTCACGGAAGATCGAACCGAATTGGAGAAGGCTTTAAACATGTTACGCGCTCTGATTCGCGAAACAGAAGATCTGGTGAAAAGTGTATAA
- a CDS encoding GNAT family N-acetyltransferase — protein sequence MMKLNEQVLRIEALELELTKLNASRSLTTVERQLEVWNVGDCTLLRDKTDPQSMYYNRVKGFGPKSLSMLDELIRQFGGQWPSIDLLPGRLTESVAQALILRGFIPVDQLVFMAVETAAQVDPMIPGGVRIDTVTRENAEEWIEWIGRSTGRPVTDKHVIDRAAPYFYRSDFVNYMLTIDGQPAAMGSLFIRDQEGYIANDYTFESFRGRGLQLALLRHRLKEANARGVERVYTDVEFGSVSHNNMARAGFQTVFLNTFWIKANERRD from the coding sequence ATGATGAAGCTGAACGAGCAAGTACTGCGCATTGAGGCGCTGGAGTTGGAGCTGACAAAGCTGAATGCGAGCCGATCCCTAACGACGGTCGAGAGGCAGCTAGAGGTCTGGAATGTCGGGGACTGTACGCTTCTGCGCGACAAAACGGATCCGCAATCCATGTATTATAACCGGGTGAAAGGGTTTGGACCGAAATCGTTGTCCATGTTGGACGAATTAATCCGGCAGTTCGGCGGCCAATGGCCGAGCATCGACCTGCTGCCTGGACGACTCACCGAATCCGTGGCGCAGGCGTTGATCCTTCGAGGTTTCATTCCTGTCGATCAGCTGGTATTTATGGCGGTCGAGACGGCAGCCCAAGTCGACCCTATGATACCGGGAGGAGTTCGTATTGATACCGTCACAAGAGAAAACGCAGAGGAATGGATCGAATGGATTGGACGGTCGACGGGGAGACCTGTTACGGACAAGCATGTCATTGACCGAGCCGCGCCATACTTTTACCGTTCCGACTTCGTAAATTATATGCTTACGATCGACGGCCAGCCGGCGGCGATGGGCTCGTTGTTTATCCGGGATCAAGAAGGTTATATAGCCAATGATTATACGTTCGAAAGCTTCCGCGGGAGAGGACTTCAACTCGCGTTGCTTCGGCATCGGCTGAAGGAGGCGAACGCAAGGGGAGTCGAGCGCGTGTATACGGACGTGGAATTCGGCTCCGTCAGCCACAACAATATGGCCCGGGCGGGGTTCCAAACGGTGTTTCTCAATACCTTCTGGATAAAAGCGAACGAACGACGGGATTGA
- a CDS encoding M56 family metallopeptidase yields MSWKRRSKILFLMTATLTAVILTEMALYVYPSLQGSASAGNLFQYCSSWLLSNGLSGLVPVMDALVVSTLVLACWRFMQQSYLSFLAHRRLAKAIHEERTASLNDSLFGGRREVLVVDHQEIIALTMGFLRPKIVLSTGLLQLLRDDELAAVVQHEIHHKQSRDPLKMAFMHGCAAALWYIPILRWSYDQYRTAREILADAYAVRASGSSIGLGSALLKLIRQNQIRTFSFTYASFAETSINARLQQLLDPKETLHFKLPIKRALISLHTVIFVSAMLLSGQF; encoded by the coding sequence ATGAGTTGGAAACGAAGATCGAAAATTCTGTTTCTAATGACCGCGACCCTGACCGCTGTCATTCTGACGGAGATGGCGCTCTACGTATACCCGTCTTTGCAAGGCAGCGCTTCGGCGGGAAATCTGTTCCAATATTGCAGCAGCTGGCTGCTTTCCAATGGACTAAGCGGGTTGGTCCCCGTCATGGACGCGTTGGTCGTCTCTACGCTGGTGTTGGCATGTTGGCGCTTCATGCAACAATCGTACCTCTCCTTCCTTGCACACCGAAGATTAGCCAAGGCCATCCATGAGGAGCGCACGGCTTCTCTTAACGACAGCCTCTTCGGAGGGCGCCGGGAAGTTCTGGTCGTAGACCATCAAGAGATCATCGCTCTGACCATGGGTTTTCTTCGTCCGAAAATTGTCCTATCCACCGGCTTGCTGCAGCTGCTGCGCGATGACGAGTTGGCCGCGGTGGTGCAGCACGAGATTCACCATAAGCAAAGCAGAGACCCGCTGAAAATGGCTTTCATGCATGGGTGTGCCGCCGCGCTGTGGTACATTCCGATTCTCCGCTGGAGTTACGACCAATACCGGACGGCGAGAGAAATCTTGGCCGACGCGTATGCGGTGCGGGCGTCAGGCTCGTCGATCGGGCTCGGCAGCGCCTTGCTGAAGCTGATTCGGCAAAATCAGATTCGGACGTTCTCGTTCACTTATGCGTCGTTCGCGGAGACGTCGATCAATGCGAGACTTCAACAGCTGCTCGATCCGAAGGAAACGCTGCACTTCAAGCTGCCGATCAAACGGGCGCTAATATCGCTTCACACGGTGATCTTCGTATCGGCCATGCTCCTTAGCGGGCAATTTTAG
- a CDS encoding sugar ABC transporter permease, whose translation MASSGTGLEAAAESRKPAKTANLLYSQRLAPYIFVFPFIVSFSIFFAYPVFSTIVMSFQEVLPGATTFVGFANYEKLFNPTFYKAVMNSTVYTALTLLILIPIPLVLAVLLNAKTMLFKNVFRSITFVPALISIVVAGIIFRLMFSGQETGLANVVIGWFGFEKIAWLNSYGSSLAVLIALALFRWMGVNLLYFLAGLQNIPTSIYEAAEIDGADTWQKFTKITLPLLKPITIYVLTISIYGGYSMFVESYMLFAGNKSPNDIGLTIVGYLYRSGIEKFELGFGSSVGIALLVITFTLTMLQLKFTGMFKKED comes from the coding sequence ATGGCTAGCAGCGGAACGGGGCTCGAGGCGGCGGCGGAATCGAGAAAGCCGGCCAAAACGGCGAACCTGCTGTACTCGCAAAGGTTGGCGCCGTACATTTTCGTATTTCCGTTCATCGTATCGTTCTCGATCTTCTTCGCTTACCCGGTCTTTTCGACGATCGTCATGAGCTTCCAAGAGGTGCTTCCGGGCGCCACGACGTTCGTCGGCTTCGCGAATTACGAAAAGCTGTTCAACCCGACGTTCTATAAGGCGGTCATGAACAGCACCGTCTACACCGCGCTCACCTTGTTGATTTTGATTCCGATCCCGCTGGTGCTGGCCGTGCTGTTGAACGCGAAGACGATGCTGTTCAAAAACGTTTTCCGCTCCATAACGTTCGTCCCTGCGCTCATTTCGATCGTCGTGGCGGGCATTATTTTCCGGCTCATGTTCAGCGGGCAAGAAACGGGCCTCGCGAACGTAGTCATCGGCTGGTTCGGGTTCGAGAAGATCGCATGGCTGAACAGCTACGGCTCCAGTTTGGCGGTGTTGATCGCGCTGGCGCTGTTCCGTTGGATGGGCGTCAATTTGCTGTATTTCTTGGCGGGGCTGCAGAACATTCCGACGAGCATTTACGAGGCGGCGGAAATCGACGGGGCGGATACGTGGCAGAAATTTACGAAAATTACGCTGCCGCTGTTGAAGCCAATAACGATTTATGTACTAACGATCAGCATATACGGCGGGTATTCGATGTTCGTGGAAAGCTACATGCTGTTCGCGGGCAATAAATCGCCTAACGATATCGGGCTTACCATCGTAGGGTATTTGTACCGATCCGGCATCGAGAAGTTCGAGCTCGGCTTCGGCTCTTCGGTCGGCATCGCGCTGCTCGTCATCACCTTTACGCTGACGATGCTGCAGTTGAAATTTACAGGCATGTTCAAGAAGGAGGACTAG
- a CDS encoding family 43 glycosylhydrolase, with protein MEKQYVTYVNPIAEQRADPWVYLHTDGYYYFTASVPEYDRIIVRRAASVQGLTAAEERVVWRRRESGPMSQHIWAPEIHCIDGKWYIYFAAGERDDIWKIRPYVLECAGDKPMEDEWVEKGMMQKRNAASEAFTDFSLDMTTFEHRGERYAIWAEKRNNISNLYIDKMVNPWTIEGAEAMISTPEHPWEQIGFWVNEGAAVLKRNGKVFVAFSASATDHHYCVGLLTADENSDLRNPASWSKSPSPLFASSEETGQYGPGHNSFTVEDGQDIIVYHARPYKEIEGNPLYDPNRHARAQAFGWNADGTPHFGVPAGS; from the coding sequence ATGGAGAAACAATACGTCACATACGTCAACCCGATCGCGGAGCAGCGGGCCGATCCGTGGGTGTATCTGCATACCGACGGGTATTACTACTTCACGGCTTCCGTGCCTGAATACGACCGGATCATCGTCCGAAGAGCGGCTTCCGTTCAGGGGCTGACCGCGGCCGAAGAACGAGTCGTATGGAGGCGCCGCGAGTCGGGCCCGATGTCGCAGCACATCTGGGCGCCGGAAATTCACTGCATCGACGGCAAGTGGTATATTTATTTCGCCGCGGGCGAGCGCGACGACATCTGGAAAATTCGGCCTTACGTCTTGGAATGCGCCGGCGACAAGCCGATGGAGGACGAGTGGGTCGAGAAGGGCATGATGCAAAAGCGCAACGCCGCTTCCGAGGCGTTCACCGACTTCTCCTTGGATATGACGACGTTCGAGCACCGAGGGGAGCGTTACGCCATCTGGGCGGAAAAGCGAAACAATATTTCGAACTTATATATCGATAAAATGGTAAACCCTTGGACGATCGAAGGCGCCGAAGCGATGATTTCGACGCCGGAGCATCCGTGGGAGCAAATCGGCTTCTGGGTGAACGAAGGGGCGGCGGTGCTGAAGCGGAACGGCAAAGTGTTCGTCGCGTTCTCGGCGAGCGCGACCGATCACCACTACTGCGTAGGGCTCCTGACGGCGGATGAAAACAGCGATCTGAGGAACCCCGCGTCGTGGAGCAAATCGCCGAGCCCGCTGTTTGCGAGCAGCGAGGAAACCGGGCAGTACGGCCCAGGCCACAACAGCTTCACCGTCGAGGACGGGCAGGACATCATCGTGTACCACGCAAGACCGTATAAAGAAATCGAAGGGAATCCGCTGTACGACCCCAATCGGCACGCCCGCGCGCAGGCGTTCGGTTGGAACGCGGACGGTACGCCGCATTTCGGCGTCCCGGCGGGGTCGTAA
- a CDS encoding metalloregulator ArsR/SmtB family transcription factor has protein sequence MGAVAHTRDVFYAVADPTRREIIRLLAEADELPLNRLTPHFPMGRTAVSKHLTILKEAGLVSERKVGRETRNRLNSAPLKELQDWLSYYEKFWKHNLVRLEQFLMEEQE, from the coding sequence ATGGGCGCTGTTGCACACACGCGGGATGTCTTTTATGCCGTGGCCGATCCGACCCGGCGCGAAATCATTCGACTGCTGGCGGAGGCGGACGAATTGCCGCTCAATCGGTTAACTCCGCATTTTCCGATGGGCCGAACCGCAGTCTCCAAACATTTGACGATTTTGAAGGAAGCCGGCCTCGTGAGCGAGCGTAAAGTCGGCCGCGAAACGCGAAACCGTCTCAACTCTGCACCGCTGAAGGAACTTCAGGACTGGTTGTCGTACTACGAGAAATTTTGGAAGCACAATCTGGTTCGTCTAGAACAATTTCTTATGGAGGAACAGGAGTAA
- a CDS encoding phage tail protein — MSYVVDYKNVSTVGLESSPVADALAGLRANEARYFMNKYKHEFTVVPASESQDIVDYVNRILKEERGLVFTAKPLETSRVQVENMIWIFVFYEDGLAVNVLYTVDDPKKRAVGFKLSEGMEVPKELEEKKFKFARQKSKLAGTIRGSFFVIKGEY; from the coding sequence TTGTCCTATGTCGTTGATTACAAAAATGTCTCCACGGTTGGGTTAGAATCCTCGCCTGTAGCAGATGCGCTTGCCGGTTTACGTGCGAATGAAGCCCGTTACTTCATGAACAAATACAAGCATGAATTTACGGTGGTACCCGCCAGCGAAAGCCAGGACATCGTCGATTATGTGAACCGAATTTTAAAAGAAGAACGGGGTCTTGTATTTACGGCCAAACCATTGGAGACGTCGCGTGTTCAAGTCGAAAATATGATATGGATCTTCGTTTTTTATGAGGATGGTCTAGCGGTCAACGTCCTGTACACGGTCGATGACCCGAAGAAGCGGGCCGTTGGCTTTAAGCTTTCCGAGGGGATGGAGGTACCCAAGGAGTTGGAAGAGAAGAAATTTAAGTTTGCCAGACAAAAGTCGAAACTTGCCGGAACCATTCGAGGCTCGTTTTTTGTAATCAAGGGTGAATATTAA
- a CDS encoding glycoside hydrolase family 43 protein, whose translation MAACGAESGAPAFENPIIEQRADPWVYRHTDGYYYFTGSVPEYDRIVLRRAKTIQGLASAEEAVVWTAHASGDMSQHIWAPELHYLEGKWYIYFAAGRKDDIWRIRPYVLETDADNPLAGEWVEKGAMRAERPESRAFTDFSLDLTTFAHDGVRYAVWAEKRNGVSNLYIDKLVNPWTIEGNESMISTPEHAWEKIGFWVNEAPAVLQRNGRLFLTFSASATDDNYAIGLLTAPSDGDPMNSASWTKGEQPVMRSSEEAGQYGPGHNSFTVTPDGKQDVIVYHARPYKEITGDPLYDPNRHTRAQLLHWNEDGTPRFEAPEADADQK comes from the coding sequence CTGGCCGCGTGCGGCGCGGAGTCGGGCGCCCCCGCCTTCGAGAATCCGATCATCGAGCAGCGGGCCGATCCTTGGGTGTACCGCCATACGGACGGATACTACTATTTCACCGGATCGGTGCCGGAATACGATCGCATCGTGCTGCGCCGGGCGAAGACGATCCAAGGGCTGGCGAGCGCCGAGGAAGCCGTCGTCTGGACGGCGCACGCGTCCGGCGACATGTCGCAGCATATTTGGGCGCCGGAGCTGCATTACCTTGAGGGCAAATGGTACATCTATTTCGCCGCGGGGCGGAAGGACGACATTTGGCGAATCCGCCCGTATGTATTAGAGACGGACGCGGATAATCCGCTGGCGGGCGAGTGGGTCGAGAAAGGGGCCATGCGGGCGGAGCGCCCGGAGTCTCGAGCGTTCACCGATTTTTCGCTCGATCTGACGACGTTCGCGCACGATGGCGTGCGGTATGCCGTATGGGCGGAGAAACGGAACGGCGTGTCGAACTTGTACATCGACAAGCTGGTGAATCCGTGGACGATCGAAGGGAACGAGTCGATGATTTCGACGCCGGAGCACGCGTGGGAGAAAATCGGTTTCTGGGTGAACGAAGCGCCCGCCGTGCTGCAGCGTAACGGCCGCCTGTTCTTGACGTTCTCCGCGAGCGCGACGGACGACAATTACGCGATCGGTCTGCTGACCGCGCCGTCGGACGGCGATCCGATGAACTCGGCGTCGTGGACGAAGGGCGAGCAGCCGGTCATGCGGAGCAGCGAAGAAGCCGGGCAGTACGGCCCTGGCCATAACAGCTTCACCGTCACGCCGGACGGAAAGCAGGACGTCATCGTCTATCATGCTAGACCGTATAAAGAGATTACGGGGGATCCGCTGTACGATCCGAACCGTCACACCCGCGCGCAGCTGCTGCATTGGAACGAGGACGGAACGCCGCGCTTCGAAGCGCCCGAGGCGGATGCAGACCAAAAGTAA
- a CDS encoding carbohydrate ABC transporter permease — MNTNRKRRWTASSIFLVLLFSALSVVVLLPLYGIVLSSFKPAKEVLRFGLNLSIDFDVLSLSNYVEVFTDDRYYHWYTNSLIMAAVFTVLSLLLSSMVGYGLAAYKFRLSSIIFGLVLVVMMIPLEIIMLPLYKLTIGMGLMDNFWGAFLPFIVAPLPIFFFRQYAIGLPKDFMDAARVDGCTEIGMFFRIMMPLMAPAFSSMAILQALFSWNNFLWPLIVLRTNEKLTLPIGLATTLTPYGNNYNILIAGSVLAIIPILVFYVFFQKYFIEGMTAGGVKG; from the coding sequence ATGAATACGAATCGCAAACGCCGATGGACGGCATCCTCGATCTTCTTGGTGCTCCTGTTTTCCGCCTTGTCGGTCGTCGTGCTGCTCCCGCTGTACGGCATCGTGCTGTCGTCGTTCAAGCCGGCGAAGGAAGTGCTTCGGTTCGGCCTCAATTTGAGCATCGACTTCGACGTACTGTCGCTCTCCAACTACGTCGAAGTATTCACCGACGACCGGTATTACCATTGGTACACGAACAGCTTAATCATGGCCGCCGTATTTACGGTGCTCAGCCTGCTGCTCTCGTCTATGGTCGGATACGGGCTGGCGGCATATAAATTTAGACTCAGCAGCATCATCTTCGGTCTTGTGCTCGTCGTCATGATGATCCCGCTCGAAATCATTATGCTTCCGTTATATAAGTTGACGATCGGTATGGGGCTGATGGACAATTTCTGGGGCGCGTTCCTGCCGTTCATCGTGGCGCCGCTGCCGATCTTCTTTTTCCGCCAATACGCGATCGGCTTGCCGAAAGATTTCATGGACGCGGCGCGGGTCGACGGCTGCACGGAAATCGGCATGTTCTTCCGCATCATGATGCCGCTGATGGCGCCGGCGTTCTCGTCCATGGCGATTCTGCAGGCGCTGTTCAGCTGGAACAACTTCTTGTGGCCGCTCATCGTGCTGCGCACGAACGAGAAGCTGACGCTGCCGATCGGCCTCGCGACGACGCTGACGCCGTACGGCAACAACTACAACATCCTGATCGCGGGCTCCGTGCTGGCGATTATTCCGATCCTCGTCTTCTACGTCTTCTTCCAAAAGTACTTTATCGAAGGCATGACGGCCGGGGGCGTGAAAGGGTGA
- a CDS encoding sugar ABC transporter substrate-binding protein, giving the protein MRKKMTTLMAGVTAFGLVMAGCNGGAAPAGEKADGGGAQTSGKATVLEFWTFNELHQKYFESMAASWNEQNPDKQINLKASTFPFDDTHNKLLVALQSGTGAPDLADIELSKFPNFLKGEPQLVPLNDLLEPEFDHYVKSRADIYAKDGTYYGIDYHVGASVIYYNTEILGQAGVDPASIKTWDDFKAAGKTVLEKTGVPMTTLEVADQWSLWPQVAQIEGPNELITADGKVNINGPEVLQVLQYQQDLVKEGIAVPAPGNIHHAEEYYGFMNQGGAASIWMPMWYMGRFLEYMPDLKGKIAIMPMPAWKEGGPRSAGMGGTGTVVTNQAEHPELAKEFLAFAKLSKEGNIELWKQLGFDPPRTDVWADPALKEENKFTDYFGPNIFDTLVEIKDEIEGVNITEATPAVFDAVDTQIVFKALVDLEDPAAVLNDAASQLQ; this is encoded by the coding sequence ATGCGGAAAAAGATGACGACGCTTATGGCAGGGGTCACGGCGTTCGGTCTTGTCATGGCAGGCTGCAACGGCGGCGCCGCGCCCGCGGGCGAGAAGGCGGACGGCGGAGGCGCGCAGACGTCCGGCAAAGCGACCGTACTGGAATTTTGGACGTTCAACGAGCTTCATCAGAAATATTTCGAATCGATGGCGGCCTCTTGGAACGAACAGAACCCGGATAAGCAAATCAATTTGAAAGCGAGTACGTTCCCGTTCGACGATACGCATAACAAGCTGCTCGTCGCGCTGCAGTCGGGCACGGGCGCGCCGGATTTGGCCGATATCGAGCTCAGCAAATTCCCCAATTTCTTGAAGGGCGAACCGCAGCTCGTGCCGCTCAACGATTTGCTCGAGCCGGAATTCGACCATTACGTGAAATCGCGGGCGGATATTTACGCGAAGGACGGCACGTACTACGGCATCGACTATCATGTAGGCGCTTCCGTCATCTATTACAACACTGAAATTTTAGGGCAAGCAGGCGTCGATCCGGCAAGCATCAAAACGTGGGACGACTTCAAAGCGGCAGGCAAGACGGTGTTGGAAAAAACGGGCGTCCCGATGACGACGCTCGAAGTCGCCGACCAATGGTCGCTGTGGCCGCAAGTCGCGCAGATCGAAGGGCCGAACGAGCTCATCACCGCTGACGGCAAAGTGAACATCAACGGTCCCGAAGTGCTGCAGGTGCTGCAGTACCAGCAGGACCTGGTCAAGGAAGGCATCGCCGTTCCGGCGCCGGGCAACATCCACCACGCGGAAGAATACTACGGCTTCATGAACCAGGGCGGCGCCGCGTCGATCTGGATGCCGATGTGGTACATGGGCCGGTTCCTCGAGTACATGCCGGACCTGAAGGGCAAGATCGCCATTATGCCGATGCCGGCTTGGAAGGAAGGCGGACCTCGCTCGGCGGGCATGGGCGGCACGGGCACGGTCGTGACGAATCAAGCGGAGCATCCGGAGCTGGCGAAAGAATTCCTCGCATTCGCGAAACTTTCGAAGGAAGGCAATATCGAACTTTGGAAGCAGCTCGGCTTCGATCCGCCGCGCACGGACGTGTGGGCAGATCCGGCGCTGAAGGAAGAGAACAAATTCACCGACTACTTCGGCCCGAACATCTTCGATACGCTCGTCGAAATCAAGGACGAAATCGAAGGCGTCAACATTACGGAAGCGACGCCGGCCGTGTTCGACGCGGTCGACACGCAGATCGTGTTCAAGGCATTGGTCGATCTGGAGGATCCGGCCGCCGTATTGAACGACGCGGCCAGCCAATTGCAATAA